One segment of Anastrepha obliqua isolate idAnaObli1 chromosome 3, idAnaObli1_1.0, whole genome shotgun sequence DNA contains the following:
- the LOC129240748 gene encoding uncharacterized protein LOC129240748, whose translation MGSEENINYQLAENFIFFHDILKQPEEVFDCRSHEYELASAWLNKLSTGIFETTEELRQRNIYMSHLVACLNYGKLTGPFLSPPKQNPFHDTADFQTKVKARRICQRPTPGMSTSEKACAAGVRPTPCECEYLCCDNDESRRDQKKDCNGSSFDRICGYMKQYVNVPACLEASLQPILKVRQGQYQTRETGNNKTKVPSAPSYANGDRYERSARASGVSYRDCGNVVMKSGKKEGDNTRQNMEFAEQQTYGRIRALLDVIFSELSGESTPGTNDFLESELARYKNFIMNYSVMGANMLQWKSQPALRSFLLMQLQNDLVKLLNESS comes from the coding sequence ATGGGTTCAGAGGAAAATATCAATTACCAGTTGGCGgaaaactttatattttttcacgATATTTTGAAGCAACCCGAAGAAGTGTTCGATTGCCGGTCACATGAATACGAATTGGCGTCCGCCTGGCTAAATAAATTGTCGACGGGTATATTTGAAACAACCGAAGAGCTGCGACAGCGCAACATTTATATGAGTCATTTGGTGGCTTGCCTTAATTATGGCAAACTCACCGGACCATTCTTATCCCCACCCAAGCAGAACCCATTCCACGATACAGCCGATTTTCAGACTAAGGTGAAGGCGCGACGTATCTGTCAACGTCCAACGCCTGGTATGTCGACGTCGGAAAAGGCCTGCGCCGCTGGAGTTAGGCCAACTCCATGTGAATGCGAGTATTTGTGTTGTGACAACGACGAAAGCCGTCGGGACCAGAAGAAGGATTGCAATGGATCATCATTCGATCGTATCTGTGGCTATATGAAGCAATATGTAAATGTGCCTGCTTGCCTCGAAGCAAGTCTACAGCCTATATTAAAAGTGCGTCAAGGCCAATATCAAACAAGGGAAACTggcaacaataaaacaaaagtgcCGTCCGCGCCGTCCTATGCCAATGGTGATAGATATGAAAGAAGCGCTAGAGCTAGCGGTGTTAGCTATAGAGATTGTGGCAATGTAGTCatgaaaagtggaaaaaaggAAGGTGACAATACCCGGCAAAATATGGAGTTTGCAGAACAACAGACCTATGGACGCATAAGAGCATTGCTAGATGTGATATTTTCAGAGCTAAGTGGCGAGTCTACACCTGGCACCAATGATTTTCTCGAATCTGAGCTGGCACGCTACAAGAATTTCATAATGAACTATTCGGTTATGGGGGCCAATATGTTACAGTGGAAATCTCAGCCAGCGTTGCGTTCATTTTTGCTGATGCAATTGCAAAATGATTTGGTGAAATTGTTGAATGAAAGCTCCTAG